In a single window of the Penaeus monodon isolate SGIC_2016 chromosome 3, NSTDA_Pmon_1, whole genome shotgun sequence genome:
- the LOC119585841 gene encoding uncharacterized protein LOC119585841: MGDTYMSLFPLHCQQRSYLHERQWQCPRVPPLLHQKQRQGGGLELNTIREIKSNATKASENTHATIHSSANKQASERAWSSSSRARERTICSDEGPVSLKRLLKYLCGAQQAVSRVLEIKLDAGELKVDYQEMDLAVLKQEAADLGLTDPRDIAKYVQDQQRDLRAERREREDREREFAAAQAMREHEIQMAELNFKHKIEVLKATPPPPVAPPKTKLPMFPDDADQVEAYFLVLERVAADHGWDEKTMFLQLVTRLQGHSLDVYHRTEIEGNLTYSELKEALLSAYAISLEQARCRFQEAHLDERETCRLFITRLSHLFKTWHRLSNLPDTKEGILELILVTQLLSSLPKGLRAQLRMNKVTSLAETADIADGWFSAYGYNYRVKKEGDRRQESKKPAMRSVGDRREAKTELKSPETAKSQPVEHKHQPFNMPRKGGEKKPFYQSGHLATVNSVPEKEEPQVHVSGLALGHHVLCACSPLPLPSAANKRLSTAEGLVQGRRAVIMRDSGSTGCVVKKRYVKRKDYTGKTVRVTMIDGSQIVVNEAKVFCQSPYFTGTVTAAVMDNPAFDFVLGNVPGASLVPAKEVQTQTQVEGGKDAMTQTAEESEPAAQDVTPMSESPGVHDVPIISAGIIDHTSAAVTTRAAARRSEISTRLASPQGLEALLKGEDIAEQQKNDATLSKLHEYAEQRHVRLYKGIKTDFIWQNNRLYRRTTLPRGEVKLQFVVPAGCRQQVFKLGHHSLLGGHMGAAKTLARIQTTMFWPGMGAEILRLARSCDICQKTTDKGRNTAAPLQPLPVISEPFSRVAVDIVGPITPCADDKSKIGIPREVLSDRGTQFTSGMMEETWKLLSVKGMRTTPYHPEGNGLCERFNGTLKKMLKRMAADQPREWPRLLAPLLFAYREAPQSSLKFSPFELVYGRPVRGPLQVLRELWDNTEDDPVITSSYQYVLDLNERLHSTCELAKEELLKSQVTQKSYYDRKAKLRTLDEGDQCLILLPTSTNKLLAQWSGPYIILKRVSDVNYIVGIGHEKKLFHINMIKKYYPRSSPVSQPSCTTRQQRGDDRRPVNVRRRSSPDSGVDNLKHFGFAATVIPEDSGFCQPWTPETDSREGPESIIINPKLEDHHKADLREIIQKYPEIFSDQPRVAKVEEHRIILRNKVPVRTKPYPIPLRYVDLVIKEIKKLEAIGIIEPSKSAYCSPIVVVKKKGGDIRICGDYRRVNTATQFEAEPMSDQRLIFSRLSASKYFTKLDLTKGFFQIPLHPESRKITAFKTPCGLYQYKVLPFGLTNSPSVFNRCMRQVLGDISGVEIFMDDLLIHTSTLAEHQKLLDVVFSKLSLHRMTLKPSKCEIAFTRTHFLGHTVGDGKCECQQEKIQKIRMAPRPVNQHQLRSFLGLVGYYRSFIKDFTQIALPLFNLLKKNCSNKMVWGAEQEKSFATLKETLCSEPILRLPSKDKPFTLRTDASGEGVGAILLQEFDGRLFPVAYHSRRLSKAECNYSTVERELLAVIEGIHKFYYYLCGAKFTLETDHMPLSQLKRSKTANARLMRWGLYLQQFEFTIRYIRGTENVGADLLSRLISGSSSDLEDSLPETSRNPGPQLQYHEAEVEHQLQKNLHSRGAEVRNLYYLTPAQVITSESNLEGEKLSLQVDSFSRLS, from the exons ATGGGTGACACATACATGTCACTGTTCCCCCTGCACTGTCAGCAGCGTTCATACCTACACGAGCGCCAGTGGCAGTGCCCTCGCGTCCCTCCGCTGCTCCACCAGAAGCAGCGACAGGGAGGCGG ACTGGAATTGAACACCATTAGAGAAATAAAGTCTAATGCTACCAAAGCATCAGAAAATACGCACGCCACAATTCACAGTTCTGCCAACAAGCAAGCGAGCGAGCGTGCATGGAGCAGCAGCAGCCGTGCACGCGAGAGGACG ATATGTTCAGACGAAGGTCCTGTTTCTTTGAAACGCTTACTAAAGTATCTCTGTGGAGCTCAACAAGCAGTCTCAAGAGTTTTGGAAATCAAGCTAGACGCCGGAG AACTGAAAGTTGATTATCAAGAAATGGATTTAGCGGTACTGAAGCAGGAGGCTGCAGACCTGGGATTGACTGATCCTCGTGATATTGCTAAGTATGTGCAGGACCAGCAACGAGACCTGCGGGCGGAGCGCAGAGAGCGGGAGGATCGCGAACGCGAGTTTGCGGCCGCCCAGGCGATGCGGGAGCACGAGATTCAGATGGCGGAGTTAAATTTTAAGCATAAGATAGAGGTTCTTAAAGCTACGCCGCCCCCGCCCGTGGCTCCTCCCAAGACGAAGTTGCCGATGTTTCCTGACGACGCAGACCAGGTCGAAGCTTATTTCCTCGTACTCGAAAGGGTCGCCGCCGATCACGGGTGGGACGAGAAAACGATGTTTCTGCAGCTCGTAACCCGCCTCCAGGGTCACAGCCTAGATGTTTATCACCGCACCGAAATAGAAGGTAATTTGACGTACAGTGAATTAAAGGAGGCTCTGCTGAGTGCTTACGCTATTAGCCTCGAGCAGGCTCGTTGCAGGTTCCAGGAAGCTCACCTTGACGAGCGGGAGACCTGCAGGCTTTTCATCActcgcctctctcatctcttcaagACTTGGCATCGACTGAGTAATTTACCTGATACCAAGGAAGGTATCCTGGAGCTCATTCTGGTTACTCAGCTGCTATCTTCGCTGCCCAAAGGATTGCGAGCTCAGCTGAGAATGAACAAAGTTACTAGCCTGGCGGAGACGGCGGACATAGCAGATGGCTGGTTCTCTGCTTACGGCTACAACTACAGGGTCAAGAAAGAGGGCGACCGAAGGCAAGAGTCGAAGAAACCTGCTATGAGAAGTGTCGGTGATCGCAGGGAGGCAAAAACAGAGTTAAAATCTCCTGAAACTGCAAAATCACAGCCGGTAGAACACAAGCACCAGCCTTTCAATATGCCACGGAAAGGAGGTGAGAAGAAGCCGTTCTACCAGTCCGGTCACTTGGCTACAGTGAACAGtgtcccggaaaaggaggagcCCCAGGTACATGTGTCTGGCCTGGCACTTGGCCACCACGTACTCTGTGCatgctctcctcttcccttgccttCAGCAGCCAACAAGAGATTGTCTACTGCAGAGGGCTTAGTCCAGGGTCGCAGAGCAGTTATCATGCGAGACTCTGGGTCCACAGGATGTGTAGTTAAAAAAAGGTATGTAAAAAGAAAGGATTATACTGGCAAAACCGTTCGTGTTACAATGATTGATGGTTCACAAATAGTGGTGAATGAGGCAAAGGTTTTCTGCCAGTCCCCTTACTTTACAGGCACTGTGACTGCTGCTGTCATGGATAACCCCGCCTTCGATTTTGTCTTGGGCAACGTGCCTGGAGCTTCTCTGGTCCCGGCAAAAGAGGTCCAGACGCAGACACAGGTGGAAGGAGGCAAGGACGCGATGACTCAAACTGCAGAGGAGAGTGAACCTGCTGCACAAGATGTCACCCCTATGTCAGAATCCCCTGGTGTTCACGATGTACCGATCATATCTGCAGGCATTATAGATCATACCAGTGCTGCTGTCACTACGAGAGCTGCTGCACGTCGCTCTGAGATCAGCACACGGCTGGCAAGTCCACAAGGTCTGGAAGCTTTATTAAAAGGCGAGGACATAGCTGAGCAGCAGAAGAATGATGCCACCCTCTCCAAACTACATGAATACGCTGAGCAACGACATGTTCGCCTCTACAAAGGAATAAAGACGGACTTTATATGGCAGAACAACAGACTTTACCGACGAACTACTTTGCCGAGGGGTGAGGTGAAGCTGCAGTTCGTTGTTCCAGCTGGATGCCGCCAACAAGTCTTCAAGTTGGGGCACCACTCGCTCCTCGGAGGTCACATGGGGGCAGCCAAAACTCTCGCCCGAATACAAACCACCATGTTCTGGCCTGGAATGGGAGCTGAAATCTTAAGACTCGCCCGTTCCTGTGACATATGTCAGAAGACAACGGACAAGGGACGCAATACTGCGGCACCCCTACAGCCACTTCCTGTGATTTCGGAACCGTTCTCTCGGGTGGCTGTCGATATTGTGGGTCCCATTACACCTTGTGCTGACGATAAATCGAA AATTGGCATACCCAGGGAAGTACTGAGCGACAGAGGCACACAGTTTACATCAGGCATGATGGAAGAGACCTGGAAACTCCTGTCAGTAAAGGGGATGAGAACTACACCATACCACCCAGAAGGAAATGGACTTTGTGAGCGATTTAATGGCACACTAAAGAAAATGCTAAAACGCATGGCAGCAGACCAGCCTCGGGAATGGCCTCGCCTCTTGGCACCGCTGCTATTTGCCTACAGAGAAGCACCACAGAGTTCCTTAAAATTCTCCCCATTTGAGTTGGTGTATGGTAGACCAGTAAGAGGCCCTTTGCAAGTTCTAAGGGAGCTGTGGGACAATACTGAGGATGACCCAGTAATCACCTCCTCTTATCAGTATGTTCTGGATCTGAATGAACGCTTGCATTCTACGTGCGAACTCGCAAAGGAGGAGCTTTTGAAAAGTCAGGTCACTCAGAAGTCCTATTATGACAGGAAAGCTAAGCTTCGTACACTTGATGAAGGAGATCAGTGCTTGATATTGTTGCCTACGAGCACAAACAAGCTCTTAGCTCAGTGGAGTGGACCTTATATTATTCTCAAGCGAGTTTCGGACGTTAATTACATCGTAGGAATCGGCCACGAGAAGAAACTTTTCCACATAAAcatgataaagaaatattatcCAAGGTCCTCCCCTGTATCTCAGCCTAGCTGTACAACTCGTCAACAAAGGGGTGACGATCGACGTCCAGTGAATGTTCGGCGACGGTCCTCTCCTGATAGCGGTGTGGATAATTTGAAGCATTTTGGGTTTGCGGCAACCGTAATACCTGAGGACTCTGGTTTCTGTCAGCCCTGGACTCCTGAAACTGATTCGAGGGAAGGACCAGAGAGTATTATCATAAACCCGAAGCTAGAGGACCACCATAAGGCAGACCTCCGTGAGATCATTCAGAAGTACCCCGAAATCTTCTCTGATCAACCCCGAGTTGCCAAGGTGGAAGAACATAGAATCATCCTTCGTAATAAAGTGCCAGTGCGCACAAAACCATACCCTATACCTCTGCGGTATGTAGACTTGGTGAtcaaagagataaagaaacttGAAGCTATTGGCATTATTGAACCGTCTAAGAGTGCGTATTGTTCACCCATAGTTGTGgttaagaagaaaggaggagacatTAGGATCTGCGGGGATTACCGTCGCGTTAACACAGCTACTCAATTCGAGGCGGAACCAATGTCTGATCAACGCCTTATCTTCTCGCGTTTATCTGCTTCTAAATATTTCACGAAACTAGACCTCACAAAAGGATTCTTCCAGATTCCTTTGCATCCAGAAAGCAGGAAGATAACAGCTTTCAAAACCCCCTGTGGACTGTATCAATACAAGGTGCTACCCTTTGGATTAACGAACTCTCCCTCAGTCTTCAATCGGTGCATGCGTCAGGTACTTGGAGATATTTCGGGAGTAGAAATCTTTATGGATGACttactcatacatacatcaacTTTGGCTGAGCACCAGAAGCTGCTCGACGTAGTTTTCAGTAAATTATCTCTGCATCGAATGACCTTAAAGCCCAGCAAGTGTGAGATAGCCTTCACACGGACCCACTTCCTTGGCCACACCGTTGGAGATGGCAAATGCgagtgtcagcaggagaaaatacAGAAGATTCGCATGGCACCGCGACCCGTAAATCAACACCAGCTTCGTTCTTTCCTCGGCCTCGTTGGGTATTATCGGAGCTTCATCAAAGACTTTACGCAGATTGCTCTTCCGCTATTCAACCTCCTGAAGAAAAACTGCAGCAACAAGATGGTGTGGGGTGCAGAGCAGGAGAAATCCTTCGCTACACTAAAGGAAACCTTGTGTTCTGAACCTATTCTCCGACTTCCATCCAAAGATAAACCGTTTACTTTGCGGACAGACGCATCGGGAGAAGGTGTTGGAGCAATCCTTTTGCAAGAGTTTGATGGCAGATTGTTCCCCGTAGCTTACCACAGCCGTAGACTCTCCAAAGCTGAGTGCAATTATTCGACTGTTGAACGAGAGCTGCTAGCTGTTATAGAGGGGATTCACAAGTTTTATTACTACTTGTGTGGTGCTAAATTCACTTTGGAAACAGACCACATGCCTCTCTCGCAGCTCAAA